One Methanohalophilus mahii DSM 5219 genomic window carries:
- the fen gene encoding flap endonuclease-1: MGVDIGDILEKRQVGFGDLAHRTVAIDGYNTLYQFLSIIRQRDGTPLKDSRGNITSHLSGILYRMTNLFEAGIKPVFVFDGKPPDFKADTISQRKKSREEALTKWDEAKEKGLSEDVYKYAQASSKVDALIVEDSMQLLDYMGIPCVQAPSEGEAQAAYMVNKGDADYSASQDYDSLLFGAPRVIRNLTITGKRKLPGKNVYIDVEPESIDLMQNIKLLDIDRRQLIGIALCVGTDYNKGLEKVGPKTALKLIKQYGSIHKILEHRGEVIDELDAKIDFFLNPPVTDAYELKWKSPQKEKIVDFLCKQHDFSEERVLKAVDRLEKAGKQQSQQTLDQWF; encoded by the coding sequence ATGGGTGTAGATATAGGTGACATACTGGAAAAAAGACAGGTGGGGTTTGGTGATCTTGCTCACAGGACAGTGGCGATTGACGGATATAATACCCTTTACCAGTTTTTGAGTATCATCAGACAACGTGACGGTACTCCCCTGAAGGATTCCAGAGGCAATATCACATCCCATCTCTCCGGTATCCTGTACAGGATGACCAACCTCTTTGAAGCTGGTATAAAACCGGTTTTTGTTTTTGATGGCAAACCCCCTGATTTCAAGGCAGATACAATTAGCCAGCGTAAAAAGTCCAGGGAAGAGGCCCTTACAAAATGGGATGAAGCAAAAGAAAAAGGCCTGTCAGAAGATGTTTACAAATATGCACAGGCCTCTTCAAAGGTAGATGCCCTGATAGTGGAAGATTCCATGCAACTTCTGGATTACATGGGAATTCCCTGTGTACAGGCTCCTTCTGAGGGTGAAGCACAGGCAGCCTATATGGTGAACAAAGGCGATGCAGATTATAGTGCCTCCCAGGACTACGATTCCCTGCTTTTCGGAGCTCCAAGGGTAATACGCAATCTTACAATTACGGGTAAACGCAAACTGCCGGGTAAGAATGTTTACATTGATGTAGAACCCGAATCTATTGACCTTATGCAAAATATAAAGTTACTGGATATAGATCGTCGGCAACTGATCGGTATTGCCCTGTGTGTGGGTACTGATTACAATAAAGGGCTGGAAAAAGTCGGCCCCAAAACAGCCCTTAAATTAATTAAACAGTATGGCAGCATCCATAAGATTCTGGAACACAGGGGTGAAGTCATTGACGAGCTTGATGCAAAGATCGATTTTTTCCTGAATCCACCTGTGACGGATGCTTATGAACTGAAATGGAAATCTCCGCAAAAGGAAAAGATAGTGGATTTCCTCTGCAAACAGCACGATTTCTCTGAGGAGCGAGTTCTCAAAGCTGTAGATCGGCTTGAAAAAGCCGGCAAACAGCAAAGCCAGCAAACCCTGGATCAATGGTTTTGA
- a CDS encoding HAD family hydrolase has translation MVRALIFDMDGILIDSMPHHVKTINRVFGSVGIHLDEQTIYEMEGSRTVDIVTHILKSKNIDIASLDIEGLLAQYQEEFKRTASFRPFDQISSILPQLKGHFLLSMVSGADRSIVKTIVDDFFPGIFDAVVSGEDVSKGKPEPEPFLKAARMLEVNPADCVVVENATKGVEAAKRAGMYCVAVPTYVSPDKLESADRIFENHGELAQYLLSLE, from the coding sequence ATGGTCAGGGCTTTGATTTTCGATATGGATGGCATTCTCATAGACTCAATGCCCCATCATGTCAAAACAATTAACCGGGTATTCGGCTCTGTGGGAATACATCTCGATGAGCAAACCATCTATGAAATGGAAGGTTCCAGAACTGTTGACATTGTAACTCACATATTAAAAAGCAAAAATATCGATATCGCATCTCTGGACATTGAAGGGCTCCTTGCGCAATACCAAGAGGAATTCAAACGGACGGCCAGTTTCAGGCCCTTTGACCAAATAAGCTCGATTTTGCCACAGCTAAAGGGTCATTTTCTGTTATCCATGGTTTCAGGTGCCGACAGATCAATTGTTAAAACTATAGTGGATGATTTTTTCCCCGGCATCTTCGATGCTGTCGTCAGTGGGGAGGATGTCAGCAAAGGCAAACCCGAACCGGAGCCATTCTTAAAAGCTGCCCGTATGCTTGAAGTAAATCCTGCGGATTGTGTTGTGGTGGAGAATGCAACAAAAGGTGTAGAAGCGGCCAAAAGGGCAGGGATGTACTGTGTGGCTGTTCCTACTTATGTGTCCCCTGATAAACTGGAGAGTGCGGATAGGATATTTGAAAACCACGGCGAACTTGCACAGTACCTTTTATCCCTGGAATAA
- a CDS encoding methanogenesis marker 6 protein, with translation MSGEDVDEITKIVVIDSESVLPSDAAMKIYESDVDITIKETCFGTMVTGPRESVEKVVAEVRALDPNHVFVKQRGFPPGDKRRCRASRGGGPRPGFHYLRNEVATLPIISRALDEYETYNPAEKKESPDKISPSKLKDIIESEL, from the coding sequence ATGAGCGGGGAGGATGTTGATGAGATTACAAAGATTGTGGTGATCGACTCAGAAAGTGTGCTCCCTTCTGATGCTGCGATGAAAATCTATGAGTCCGATGTAGATATTACCATTAAGGAAACCTGTTTCGGGACAATGGTGACAGGTCCGCGTGAGTCGGTGGAAAAGGTAGTAGCCGAAGTAAGGGCGCTTGATCCGAATCATGTTTTTGTGAAACAGAGGGGTTTTCCACCAGGTGATAAACGTCGCTGCAGGGCTTCCAGAGGCGGAGGACCAAGGCCGGGGTTTCATTACCTGAGAAACGAAGTAGCAACATTGCCCATCATCAGCAGAGCTCTTGATGAGTATGAGACATATAATCCGGCTGAAAAGAAAGAATCTCCTGACAAAATTTCACCATCCAAACTTAAAGATATTATTGAATCCGAATTATGA
- a CDS encoding methanogenesis marker 5 protein: protein MAKIFIYPTNSLILSDLVERFGHKPLAMMEKIREKITTVGVDSPPLNITPEDPKLGLKYASVEVPAGVRGRMSIVGPLVDEADAAIIVLDSASAFGCMGCARTNELTKFLARQRDIPRLEVKYPRTDEEGKDFVYQIAEFLKSLPKEEDGE, encoded by the coding sequence TTGGCAAAAATTTTCATCTACCCCACTAACAGCCTTATCCTTTCTGATCTTGTGGAAAGGTTTGGCCATAAACCCCTTGCAATGATGGAGAAGATCCGGGAAAAAATCACTACAGTAGGTGTGGATTCCCCGCCGCTCAATATTACTCCCGAAGATCCCAAACTTGGCTTGAAATATGCTTCAGTAGAAGTTCCTGCCGGTGTGAGGGGCCGCATGTCCATAGTGGGTCCCCTGGTTGATGAAGCCGACGCTGCGATCATCGTGCTGGATTCGGCATCTGCTTTTGGTTGCATGGGTTGTGCACGTACCAATGAACTTACAAAGTTCCTTGCACGCCAAAGGGACATTCCCCGTCTTGAAGTCAAATATCCCCGCACCGATGAAGAAGGTAAAGATTTTGTATACCAGATTGCTGAATTCCTGAAATCCCTGCCCAAAGAGGAGGATGGAGAATGA
- a CDS encoding methanogenesis marker 15 protein has product MSNSDKVTIALVSCGSEYAGIQKELESAASSLNAELVYPEMDVASLDTIGQEFGLEVASPDLRLMMARAKAVVEGAAQVDAVFVATCFRCAEAALVRNEVRRYIFEDSGLPVISYSFTERTTAATLLTRMEALTTIAKSKHLLAREYQEGLTAGIDSGSTTTKAVVMRDNEIIGEGWVPTIKVLESAKKALQQALDQADVKREDLQAIGTTGYGRFLIGDHFNADLMQEEITVNSKGAVYLAKTQQGNATVIDIGGMDNKAISVQDGIPGMFTMGGVCAGASGRFLEMTAKRLNVDITELGDLAIKGMQKNVEMNSYCIVFGIQSLVNSLAKGATPEDVAAAACHSVVEQIFEQQLQEIEVKEPLVLVGGSSLIAGVPKALEELLKIDVVVPPHAQDIGAVGAALLVSGFVDKE; this is encoded by the coding sequence ATGAGTAATTCTGATAAGGTAACGATAGCACTGGTTTCATGCGGTTCTGAATATGCCGGTATCCAGAAGGAACTGGAATCGGCAGCATCTTCCTTGAATGCGGAACTTGTCTATCCGGAGATGGATGTGGCATCACTGGACACCATAGGTCAGGAATTCGGGCTGGAAGTCGCAAGTCCTGATCTGCGTCTTATGATGGCCAGGGCAAAAGCTGTAGTAGAAGGTGCGGCTCAGGTGGACGCTGTGTTTGTTGCTACCTGTTTCCGATGTGCTGAAGCTGCACTAGTTCGTAATGAAGTGCGCCGTTATATTTTTGAAGATTCAGGTCTGCCGGTTATAAGTTATTCCTTTACCGAACGAACGACCGCGGCTACCCTGCTGACACGCATGGAAGCCCTGACAACCATTGCAAAGAGCAAACATTTACTTGCAAGGGAATATCAGGAAGGATTGACAGCAGGTATTGACTCAGGTTCAACAACTACCAAAGCTGTAGTTATGAGGGATAATGAGATAATCGGTGAAGGCTGGGTGCCCACCATCAAAGTGCTTGAAAGTGCCAAAAAAGCCCTTCAGCAGGCACTGGACCAGGCCGATGTCAAGAGAGAGGACCTGCAGGCAATCGGTACAACAGGATATGGACGTTTCCTTATAGGTGATCACTTCAACGCCGACCTTATGCAGGAAGAAATTACGGTAAACTCCAAGGGTGCAGTCTACCTTGCAAAGACACAGCAGGGTAATGCCACTGTAATTGATATTGGGGGTATGGATAACAAAGCCATTTCCGTACAGGACGGCATTCCCGGGATGTTCACCATGGGAGGCGTTTGTGCCGGTGCTTCGGGTCGATTCCTCGAAATGACAGCCAAAAGACTGAATGTGGATATAACGGAACTCGGGGATCTTGCAATCAAGGGAATGCAGAAAAATGTAGAAATGAACAGTTATTGTATTGTTTTCGGAATCCAGTCCCTTGTAAATTCCCTTGCCAAGGGAGCTACACCCGAAGACGTGGCTGCTGCTGCCTGCCACAGTGTTGTGGAACAAATATTTGAACAGCAGCTCCAGGAAATTGAAGTTAAAGAACCCCTTGTCCTGGTGGGTGGTTCATCCCTGATCGCAGGTGTACCAAAAGCTCTGGAAGAACTGCTCAAGATCGATGTTGTTGTTCCTCCACATGCCCAGGATATCGGTGCAGTGGGTGCTGCGTTGCTTGTTTCCGGTTTTGTTGATAAGGAGTGA
- a CDS encoding PaaI family thioesterase: protein MKEAEELLKKDLFARYIGIELLEISEGYAKASMKIEDWHKNGLGTVQGGAIFTLADFTFAAAANSHGQVAVAINANISYPKAATEGTLKAEAFETSLNPKIATYTVTVTDDTAGTVARFEGLAYRKRNRIEDIT, encoded by the coding sequence ATGAAAGAAGCAGAAGAATTGCTAAAAAAGGACCTGTTTGCCCGGTATATCGGAATAGAGTTGCTGGAAATTTCAGAAGGATATGCAAAAGCTTCCATGAAAATAGAAGACTGGCACAAAAACGGCCTTGGTACAGTACAGGGAGGTGCCATATTCACCCTTGCAGATTTCACATTTGCCGCAGCAGCAAACTCTCATGGACAAGTGGCTGTTGCCATCAATGCCAACATAAGCTATCCAAAAGCGGCAACTGAAGGTACTCTAAAGGCAGAAGCTTTCGAAACATCCCTGAATCCCAAAATCGCAACCTATACAGTAACGGTCACAGATGATACGGCAGGCACTGTTGCCCGCTTCGAAGGTCTTGCATACCGGAAAAGAAACAGAATTGAAGATATTACCTGA
- a CDS encoding response regulator, with product MKKAQIMIVEDENIVAMAIKNKLESLGYSIPCTASSAEDAIRKADLFYPDLVLMDILLKGEGDGIGAGDYIRKNFNIPVIYLTAYTDEETLERAKLTHPAGYISKPFKIEDLHTNIEIALHKHEISDDS from the coding sequence ATGAAAAAAGCACAAATAATGATAGTCGAAGATGAAAATATAGTTGCTATGGCAATTAAAAACAAACTTGAATCTTTAGGCTATTCCATCCCCTGTACGGCATCTTCTGCAGAGGATGCTATACGCAAAGCCGATCTTTTTTATCCTGATCTGGTTTTGATGGATATCTTGCTGAAAGGAGAAGGTGACGGGATAGGGGCAGGAGATTATATAAGGAAAAATTTCAACATTCCTGTAATATATCTGACCGCTTATACTGATGAAGAAACCCTTGAAAGGGCAAAATTAACACACCCTGCCGGTTATATCTCCAAACCTTTCAAAATCGAGGACCTACATACCAATATTGAGATTGCTCTGCACAAACACGAGATATCTGATGATTCCTGA
- a CDS encoding carboxymuconolactone decarboxylase family protein, protein MDLDNIRKILEKDEDEAVSDVLSTVEERYGEVPYILNFMKDMPELLIPKVMYDNSIMREFERLDPETIELICVGVASALRCDHCLKMHIRVARRLGLTREQIFDAILIGGAISNASVLAEGTRALDDEVNGSSPSCDSDCDSCNITGSDR, encoded by the coding sequence ATGGATCTGGACAATATCAGGAAAATTCTTGAAAAGGATGAAGACGAAGCGGTTTCCGATGTGCTTTCAACAGTTGAGGAACGATATGGGGAAGTGCCCTATATTCTCAATTTCATGAAAGATATGCCGGAGCTGCTAATCCCTAAAGTAATGTATGATAATTCTATAATGCGGGAGTTTGAAAGACTTGATCCCGAAACAATCGAACTTATCTGCGTGGGTGTTGCTTCTGCACTGAGATGTGATCATTGTCTCAAGATGCATATCAGGGTTGCCCGCAGGCTTGGTTTGACAAGGGAACAGATATTCGATGCTATTCTTATAGGTGGGGCTATCTCCAATGCCTCGGTGCTTGCAGAAGGCACACGTGCCCTTGATGACGAGGTAAATGGTAGTTCCCCTTCCTGTGACAGTGACTGTGATTCATGCAACATCACAGGTTCGGATAGGTAA
- a CDS encoding presenilin family intramembrane aspartyl protease PSH: MSENENGIKEYFPMIVMAGFILVIQIIALTLAQPMNDLGMQAVDNPQSASNSIYYIIAILIFTLFLLFAIKKEIQWVIQIIILVAVASTMYYGFYPLLHLTGLGGEGPVIGGLLMATVFTILLYVHPEWYIIDFVGIIVGAAASSIFGISFGILPAIVLLGLLAAYDAISVYKTKHMIALAEGVMDLKLPILFVIPKKRNYSFIEDTPSTEGEKEAFYMGLGDAIMPTIIVVSANVFLPHEGFIGIPAIGAMVGTLIGFFALTILVMKGKPQAGLPFLNSGAILGYAAGALITGMPLLG, from the coding sequence TTGAGCGAGAATGAAAACGGAATCAAGGAATACTTCCCGATGATTGTAATGGCCGGTTTTATACTGGTCATCCAGATCATTGCACTTACCCTTGCACAACCAATGAACGATCTGGGAATGCAGGCAGTAGATAACCCTCAATCCGCGAGCAATTCCATATACTACATAATCGCAATCCTCATATTCACCCTGTTTTTACTTTTCGCTATCAAGAAAGAAATACAATGGGTAATCCAGATAATCATCCTTGTTGCTGTTGCCTCTACCATGTATTACGGATTCTATCCCCTTCTCCACCTTACAGGATTGGGAGGAGAAGGACCGGTTATCGGGGGTTTATTAATGGCAACTGTTTTCACAATCCTGCTTTATGTCCATCCTGAATGGTACATAATAGACTTTGTGGGTATCATTGTAGGAGCAGCTGCAAGTTCTATTTTTGGAATATCATTTGGCATCTTACCTGCAATCGTGCTGCTGGGCCTGCTTGCAGCATACGATGCAATCTCAGTGTATAAGACAAAACATATGATTGCCCTTGCAGAGGGCGTGATGGACCTGAAGCTGCCAATCCTGTTTGTTATACCCAAAAAAAGGAATTACTCATTTATTGAGGACACACCCTCAACAGAAGGAGAAAAAGAAGCCTTCTACATGGGATTGGGTGATGCCATAATGCCAACAATAATAGTCGTTTCTGCAAATGTATTCCTTCCCCATGAAGGTTTCATAGGAATCCCCGCCATCGGAGCAATGGTCGGTACCCTTATCGGATTTTTTGCCCTGACAATCCTGGTCATGAAGGGAAAACCCCAGGCAGGCCTCCCATTTTTAAACAGCGGGGCAATTCTTGGCTACGCGGCTGGTGCCTTAATAACCGGGATGCCCCTTCTGGGATAA
- the gpmI gene encoding 2,3-bisphosphoglycerate-independent phosphoglycerate mutase: MKLARKPLLLMILDGWGYSPIRKGNAVAQANTPVLDRLEKENPTCLLQAAGESVGLPKGQMGNSEVGHLNIGAGRIVYQDLTRINLAIKNGEVYKNRVLLDAIRNVKEKDSKLHIMGLFSRGGVHSHIDHMRALIEMAKREALSEVFIHAFLDGRDVPPRTALEDMKQHELFCRETGIAKTASVSGRYYAMDRDKRWERTRLAYDALTLGEGINAEDPVEAVQLAYDRGENDEFVKPTVIQEKGKPVATIEDNDSVIMFNFRPDRARQLTYALVEDGFEGFERKKYPQVHYVCMTQYDEKLDVPVAYPPKEIKNTLGEVLSRENIPQLRIAETEKYAHVTFFFNGGVEKKFKGEERCLIPSPRIATYDLKPEMSAYEVAEELTNRIESANYDVIILNFANMDMVGHTGFFEPTIKAVEAVDECVGKVIAKIRQKDGEALIIADHGNAEQMEEIHGDQPHTAHTSNPVKCICISERQNIKMRNGILADVAPTVLQMLAIKQPEEMTGKSLIVQNH, from the coding sequence ATGAAACTGGCCCGAAAACCTCTCTTGTTGATGATACTGGACGGATGGGGATACTCACCCATCAGGAAAGGAAATGCTGTGGCACAGGCCAACACCCCTGTTCTTGACAGGCTCGAAAAAGAGAATCCAACCTGTCTTCTGCAGGCTGCCGGGGAATCAGTGGGCCTTCCAAAGGGACAGATGGGAAACTCCGAAGTAGGCCATCTCAATATCGGCGCAGGCAGAATTGTCTACCAGGATCTGACCCGCATAAACCTGGCAATCAAAAATGGGGAGGTCTACAAAAACCGGGTCCTGCTTGATGCCATCAGGAATGTGAAGGAAAAGGATTCAAAACTGCACATCATGGGACTTTTTTCCCGCGGAGGAGTCCACAGTCATATAGACCATATGCGTGCCCTGATAGAGATGGCTAAAAGGGAAGCCTTAAGTGAAGTATTCATTCATGCTTTTTTGGATGGCAGGGATGTACCCCCCAGGACTGCCCTTGAGGATATGAAACAGCATGAATTATTCTGCAGGGAAACCGGTATCGCAAAGACTGCCAGTGTATCCGGCAGATACTATGCGATGGACCGTGACAAACGGTGGGAACGTACCCGGCTTGCCTATGATGCCCTGACACTGGGAGAAGGAATAAATGCTGAAGATCCTGTGGAAGCGGTACAGCTTGCCTACGACAGAGGAGAAAATGACGAATTTGTCAAGCCCACTGTTATCCAGGAGAAGGGCAAACCTGTAGCCACAATTGAAGATAACGATTCTGTGATCATGTTCAATTTCCGCCCGGACAGGGCAAGGCAGCTTACCTATGCATTGGTGGAAGATGGATTCGAAGGATTCGAGAGGAAAAAGTATCCACAGGTACACTATGTCTGCATGACACAATATGATGAAAAACTGGATGTGCCTGTTGCTTATCCGCCCAAAGAGATAAAAAATACACTTGGTGAAGTGTTGAGCAGGGAAAATATACCCCAGTTACGTATCGCTGAAACTGAAAAATATGCCCATGTTACCTTTTTCTTCAACGGTGGAGTGGAAAAGAAATTCAAAGGAGAAGAAAGATGCCTCATACCCTCACCCAGGATTGCGACCTATGACCTCAAACCCGAAATGAGTGCCTATGAAGTTGCTGAAGAACTCACCAACAGGATTGAATCAGCAAATTATGATGTGATCATACTCAATTTTGCCAACATGGATATGGTGGGACATACCGGTTTCTTTGAGCCGACTATCAAAGCCGTAGAGGCTGTGGATGAATGTGTGGGAAAAGTTATCGCAAAGATACGCCAAAAGGATGGTGAAGCATTGATAATCGCTGACCACGGGAATGCAGAACAAATGGAAGAAATTCATGGAGACCAGCCCCATACCGCCCACACAAGCAATCCGGTTAAATGCATATGTATCTCAGAGAGACAAAATATCAAAATGAGAAATGGGATACTTGCCGATGTTGCACCGACTGTCCTGCAAATGCTTGCAATAAAACAACCAGAAGAAATGACAGGTAAATCCCTGATTGTTCAAAACCATTGA
- a CDS encoding methanogenesis marker 17 protein has product MATLEKFVVETTVEEEAAPYRKVVSDVISDLGMAGRIAKIKVKIRPEDSLFQLAAVVRGVLPQLILKDFAEIQKGGSEGEILITISVEKHLPRLLQILWDRYGRDSLEQPDRWTISLFVDNPEEEMVSLENLVVDDPRRTLKSNLADMAIRVAPEGFRVRYHSLNGNDFIFVASEDTMQKEWIDEAHTMLEELKGDDASGSSA; this is encoded by the coding sequence TTGGCAACCCTTGAAAAGTTCGTGGTTGAAACCACCGTTGAAGAGGAAGCTGCTCCCTATCGAAAGGTTGTATCAGATGTAATCTCCGATCTGGGGATGGCGGGCAGAATTGCAAAAATCAAAGTAAAAATAAGGCCCGAAGATTCTCTTTTCCAGCTGGCAGCAGTTGTACGTGGTGTTCTTCCACAGTTGATCTTGAAAGATTTTGCTGAAATACAAAAAGGGGGCAGTGAAGGAGAAATTTTGATCACTATCTCTGTAGAAAAACATCTTCCGCGCCTGTTGCAGATTCTCTGGGATCGGTATGGGCGTGACAGCCTTGAGCAACCGGACAGGTGGACTATTTCCCTGTTTGTGGATAATCCGGAGGAGGAGATGGTGTCTCTCGAAAATCTTGTTGTGGATGACCCGCGGCGCACACTCAAGTCCAATCTGGCGGATATGGCTATCAGGGTTGCTCCTGAAGGATTCAGGGTACGTTATCATTCATTGAACGGTAATGATTTCATATTTGTGGCATCCGAGGATACGATGCAAAAAGAATGGATTGATGAAGCACACACGATGCTGGAAGAACTAAAGGGAGATGATGCCAGTGGCAGCAGTGCTTGA
- a CDS encoding methanogenesis marker 7 protein gives MPVAAVLEPYVYEGGVHKHGLIIELLEDLGGYLVQSTPAATEINLVMLIPRKDVPLMEELAKKILGKLTRAPLTGTEIAVVSPTLAYHHLPHSACDVAEHLRRDGANTNMLGLARGMGRRVALSQDYERRLINEHDIAVYSFGNFSDCIMNKKPKLFSGVNVPIVATGGPELKTEDVEGADVYVGGIGRVSHRLRNEGEMDSLDVLNKTVGEVVDKLREEISRDPLAVLPARVMKEIKEQVPEINDVLTPAPITLQLDGMRVKLPFGQFHEKLEQLELDENISLSDVANITPSKMKDYILIKIRRRSETGFTI, from the coding sequence ATGCCAGTGGCAGCAGTGCTTGAACCCTATGTCTACGAAGGCGGTGTGCACAAACACGGCCTGATTATTGAACTCCTGGAAGACCTTGGGGGTTATCTTGTACAGAGTACACCGGCTGCAACGGAAATTAATCTTGTGATGTTGATTCCCCGTAAAGATGTCCCCCTGATGGAAGAACTTGCAAAGAAAATACTGGGCAAACTCACGCGAGCTCCTTTAACAGGTACTGAAATAGCTGTAGTATCCCCAACCCTTGCCTACCATCATCTTCCTCATTCGGCATGTGATGTTGCCGAACATCTGCGCAGGGATGGTGCTAACACCAATATGCTGGGCCTTGCACGTGGTATGGGCCGAAGAGTGGCTCTCTCTCAGGATTATGAAAGACGGCTAATCAACGAACATGACATTGCAGTTTACAGTTTTGGGAATTTCAGTGACTGTATAATGAATAAGAAACCCAAACTTTTCTCGGGTGTTAATGTTCCCATTGTGGCTACAGGAGGCCCCGAGCTTAAGACTGAGGATGTAGAGGGTGCCGATGTTTATGTTGGAGGCATTGGACGTGTATCTCACAGGCTGCGTAATGAAGGTGAAATGGACAGCCTTGATGTATTGAATAAAACTGTCGGGGAAGTTGTGGATAAACTGCGTGAAGAAATATCCCGGGATCCTCTTGCAGTATTGCCTGCAAGAGTGATGAAGGAGATTAAAGAGCAGGTGCCTGAAATTAATGATGTGCTAACCCCTGCCCCCATAACCCTTCAACTGGATGGCATGAGAGTGAAACTTCCCTTTGGACAATTCCATGAAAAACTGGAACAGCTGGAATTGGATGAAAATATCTCCCTCTCGGATGTGGCAAATATCACTCCTTCAAAAATGAAGGACTATATTCTCATAAAAATTCGCCGCCGCTCAGAAACTGGATTTACTATATGA